The sequence atccaaatcccaaacattctagctccctgtgaattcgatcccgaccttctcgggtaaaagctgcatcgaccgctcttaccactttgtagtggtgtagggttggacccaattatctaaccataccaaatttactcaaatttgataccaaaatctcaatcaaaaccccaaaatttggactaaaaattttttctcaaatttttccccaattttccaactcaaatccctaattaaatgatgaaatcaacaatggattaatggaatacaaccgaCAACGAGTTGGGAATCATTACCCTATAagttcctctgaaaatccctcaaggaatccccaaaatccgagctctcaagtcccaAAAATGTAGAATGaattcaaaccctcgattttctctcttttttgccCAGCTAAGTCACTTTTGCGAGACATCAACCACACCTGTGGGAAACAATTGCAGGCGCGAACGTCACTTATGAAAGCTGGGTCAGCATCTGCGGAAAGGGTGCTACACTTGCGTGTGCGCACCTATGGAAAACtactcgcttctgcggtccttcacCGCTTCTGGGTCTCTctaccgcatctgcgggcatcgcagatgcggaatacacctcgcacctgcgacccctagcactcctcatttttctgcttctgcgcttCTCCCTCCGCACATGCGATCACACACCTGCgatctccccaccgcaggtgcgaaaacaccagaaacctGATCACTTCAACAACAACACAACTTCAATTGTTGATCCGTCaaacacccgaaactcacccgaggcccccgggacctcaatcaaatataccaacaagtcctaaaatatcatacaaacttatctgagcactcaaatcacatcaaacgatgctaaaatcacgaatctccctccaaatcaaacataaagaacttgaaacttccaaattcgacaaccgatgccgaaacctatcaaaccacatccgaatgacctaaaattttgcacacaagtaatattcaacactatggacctactccaacttccagaatcaggaTCCGACCCCGATACTAAAATTTCACTATCGGTCCAAATctctaaaaattcgactttcgctatttcaagcctaaatgagctacagacctccaaaatacaatctgagcatgcccctaagcccaaaatcacccaatagagctaacagaactgacgaaactccatttcggagtcttCTTTACACCGTTCCGACCacgatccaaattctaaaacttaagcctccgtttagggactaagtgtcccaaacacttccaaaaaccaaaatgaaacctcccaGCATGTCATAATAGCATAAAAAAGATACGGGGGagacagttaataggggatcagggctctaactctcaaaacgatcggccaggTCGTTATAAGATGGGGTTACATCAAGGATCGACTCTTAGCCTATTTTTGTTTGCCCTGATGTTGAATATGCTAACGCTACACATAAAAGGGAAGGTACCATGGtgtatgctatttgctgatgacatagtactgattgacgagacaTGGAGTGGGTAACGCTATGtcggaggtttggagacatacgctggagtctaaaggtttcaagttaagTAGGTCGAAAATAGAATATTTGGAGTTTAAGTTTATTGAATGGATGCCTGAAGCAGAAGTGGAAGTGAAGATTGATACATAAGTCATCCCCAAAAGGGATAATTTCGAATATCTTGGGTCTGTAATCCAAGGCagcggggagattgacgaggatgttactCATCGAATTGAAgcagggtggatgaaatggaggctcgcttctgcggttctGTGTGATAAAAATGTACCACCAAGATTTACAAGCaagttctatagagtggtggttagaccgactatgatGTATGGAGCGGAGTGTTGGACCGTCAAGAAGTCCCATGTTCAGAAGATAAATGTAGCTtaaataaggatgttgagatgaCTGTATGGGCATACCAGAAAATACAAGATTAAGAACGAAGGCATTtgggacaaggtgggtgtggcatCGGTGGAGGACAAACTACGGgaatcgaggctgagatggttcgggcacgtgtaGAGGAGAGACATAGATGCCCCAGTCAGGAGGTGTGAAAGGTTGACCACAACAGGTCTAAGAAAGgatagaggtaggccaaagaagtattaGGTGAGGTGATTAGGCATGATATGTCATTGCTCCAGCTTATCGATGACATGACTCTCGATAGGAAAGGGTGGATGTCGAGAATTAGGGTGGTGGGTTGATAGGTAGTCGTTAGTCTCTTAGACTTATCAGTAGTactagtaatatttttgtattttttcttattcCTGGTTCCTTATTATTACATGTTGCGCCATTTGCTcctattatattattgttgctaCTTGTTGTTACATTATTTTCACTGTTCCTTGAGCTGATGGTTTATCGGAAACAACTTCTTTACCTTtacaaggtaggagtaaggtgtgcgtacatattaccctctccAAACCCCACTAATAGAATTACActaagtttgttgttgttgttgttatattttcttttgtcttttcaaAGACTAATGTAGTACATGAAAAGTAATAATGACTCATATATGATATTTCTTTGAGCATTATTTTAGCACCATTAAAATTAAAAAGAGATATAAATTAGGATGGAGGTAGATTCACAAATAAAATTAGTTATTATCACGGAAGGATATGATAGGATGAATAAGATTCACAATTCTTAATTAAATATTTCGAACTATAaccctaaaaaaagaaaaaatactagTAGTAGGAATCACTTTCTTGCAAATCCAAATTAATGGGACAATGAAATACGCACACCAAATATAGATTTGTCATTTCAATTTTTTAATAAGTGAGGTGTTAGGCTGGCCCAATAGAAGCCACACTCTGAATTCACTATCCAAAACATAAGGAGACTCTCACCCAATGGCAACTAATACTCTAATTTCAGCATCCTCCCCTTCACCCTCTATGGCTTCTTCTCTCACCGGCGCCGCCTCTCGTTTCCTCCCCTCCGCCACCATCGCcgccacctcctcctcctccgccACCACCAGGCtttccctctcttcttcttctccttccctCAAATGCCTCCAATCCTCCCCTCTCCTTTCTCACATCTTCCGCTACCAGGTTCGAAGTTCGATGCTCTTCTTTTTTCGTATTTTTTTTCGGATTTTCGTTATAATGCTATTTTTCTTCATTGTAGAAGCGATCCTTGGTCGGAACATCATCTAGTGGAAGATTCAGCACGTTGGTCTCGCCGAAATGCGCCGCGTCTGATCCTGATCAGTTGAAAAGTGCGAGAGAGGACATCAAAGAGCTGTTGAAAAACACGTTTTGTCATCCTATTTTGGTAATTTTACACTTACATGGTCACTATCACTTTTTTGCTTACTGGTGTTTGACTGGGTACAGACTTGTGATCTAAATAAGCCCTCTGTTTCACTTATGAAACTTGTGACCTTAAATATATTATGACATTTGTGTAGCTATAAAACTTTTCAAACTTTTAGGATTAAAAATGTCAAAGCATATGCGAGgatataaaaacttctcattgaaaaaatatagaaaatgtgTCATTCTCTTTGCAATGgacaaataaagaaataatttcaAACAAAGTGGAACAGAGGAGGTATATAAAATGAGAAGTTATAAAAACGTGTCAATTCTTTTTcgacagactaaaaaggaaatgaaCTTTAGCTGAAATATTTTTAACGCTTAAAAATGGTTCCAGGTTCGATTGGGCTGGCATGATGCTGGAACTTATAACAAGAATATAGAGGAGTGGCCACAACGAGGTGGAGCTAATGGAAGCTTAAGATTTGAAGTTGAACTAAAACATGGAGCAAATGCTGGTAACATTCTTCATTTTGTTACCTTTTTTTGGCCCACTTTCTAATTTTTCAGCTGACAATTAAGCCTGCAATTTCAGGACTTGTAAATGCACTGAAACTTCTCCAGCCAATCAAAGACAAGTATGCTAATGTGACATATGCTGACTTGTTTCAGTTGGCCAGTGCAACTGCCATTGAGGTCATTAATTACTtctggttcttttttttttttttttaatgtttgcTTGAAAGTTAAAATTCAATCACttgatttttctacttttcaaaCTTATAGGAGGCTGGAGGACCAAAACTTCCCATGAAATATGGGAGAGTAGACGTTTCTGCGCCCGAGGAATGCCCAGAAGAGGGAAGGCTTCCTGGTGAGAGATTCTTAGCTGTcatctatttttcttttgtacatCATGATTTTCTGCAGCTTAGCTTATCATGCATGGAAACTACTGGGCAAGATATGTTGAATGAACTTTATCCCTGTGTATAGTATTTAATAGACTCCTGCAGAGTCAACCACTTCATCTAAAGCTATCTTGCTCTTATCCTCTTTGAAACATGGTGATTAGTGAAGTTCAATTGTTTTGCACAAGGTTGAGTTTGGTACGAGGTCGCGTaaaacttttttcttttatttgaagtTCATCAAATCCTGGAAATTAAAGAAGTGTGTACATCTGCTATTTAATGTAATTAAAAAAAACGGATCACCTGGGTGGATGAAGAGGTTCGATTGTTCGAACGAAGGAGCTATACCTAGGTCTTTGCTTACACCTCGGGTTAGACCACATTACCTTGCTGATGCAAGGGAAACTGCAACACCCTGCTAAATTTGTTTAAGCCCAAATTAAGTGGTCGAATCGCAAAGGTGTGTAGCCAACATTTCTTCAATTTAAATCTAAGTGTATACTTAAAAAAATACATCAGTAAACTTGAATGCGCACGACTTGATTTGTGATCCTCAGAACCCaccaaacaccatataaatgctTCTGATGTATCCGCCTTTTCTTTTGATAACTGAGTAATTTTTGAGGGCCAGTGTCGAATGGTTCAAAACTCGATGGGCCCTCTAACTTCTCCAAGTAAATTGCAGGCTTTTGTCTGTAGCGGCTTTCGAACCGGGACATGTGCCTAACTCATACATCACATGATGTACTCTTACCATTAGACCAAGGCCTTGGGGATCTAACACGTTCACTTCATAAGACAAATCTTTATCACATCACTAGACATGCAACTTAAAATTTACAATGCCATTTATTATCATATTGCATTGTTGCATTACCTCCAATCCCGCACTACAAGAAATTTTGATGTCATCCAATTCTTGTTACCTTGGAATAGCACCCTACCATTGGACAAAATTTAAGGAGTTATAGCTGTTAGAGTCCTACATCGGGTGGGATAGGGTTATTTGTCAACTTATATGATCTTGGACAATCCTCACCTCATGAGCTAGCTGTTGGGGTTGAGTTAGGTCCAAGGTCCATTTTGTTACACGGTATCAAAGCTAGACCCATTTCTATTCAGGGTTGAGTTAGGTCCAAGGTCCATTTTGTTACACGGTATCAAAGCTAGACCCATTTCTATTCTTGGTATATCCAATGTTGGACTCCCATATTATGTCGTCCACGATTCAGATGTCCAGTCGTGGGTATGCCCCGGAGTATTAGAGTCCCACATTAGTGTGGGATGAAGTTGTTTGCCTCCTTATATGATCTTGAGCAATCCTCACATCATAAGCTAGCTTTTGAGTTGAGTTAGGTCCAAGGTCCAATTCTTAACAATAGCATATGGTCATCTAAATCTGACATTCTTTTAGGGCATAACATGTGTCTAGTCTGTAACTTTGGGAGAAAAAAGAAGTCTTTGTCTGTTGAAGTGAAGTTATACTTTTCATCTTGCAATTGTTAAATACAGGTGTAGACAATGTTTTAAAACCTTActttttcaaaaggaaaaaagaacagGTATACTTAAAAGCTAGATTTCACTGGGTAAGGACCctcttctatttcttttgtgcCAAACAGGCTGCTTTAATTTTGATCATGTTATTTTTTcttagaatcttatataatgctTTACCTAACTCTCCTGAATGTTTCGGTCAGATTATTCAGCTTCCAACTGAAGCAGATCCCTGTATGCCCAGTTGCAGTATGTTGTATGTCTTAGATGGTCTACCATGACTTTCTTTTTCTAATCCTTCATATTGAAGAGTCTAACCTTCTGCATTGCATCTAATAGTCTCCTATTGCAAAATTATCCTCCATTTGCTTTGGTATATATAACTAACTTAATCTTATTGATTAGATGCTGGTCCTCCTTCCCCTGCTTCTCATTTACGAGATGTTTTCTACAGAATGGGGCTAAACGATAAGGTAACACTCGTCAATGTTGTTCTCTAGTTCGTCTCACTAATGATTCAAGTTCCCTTTGCTCTAGCCATGTATGCTTCTCACTGGTGAGCTTTTTGTTTCTAGGAAATTGTTGCACTTTCTGGGGCACACACTTTGGGGAGATCCAGACCAGAGCGTAGTGGTTGGGGCAAGCCAGAAACAAAATACACGGTAGTCATTTCCTCATGCTACTTTATATTATCATTAATTGTAAATGGTTGTGCTTTTCGGGtgtttttttcaaatttccatctggacttatttattttttcagcTATAAGATTAGTCTAGGGAGAAGACTGACCAATTGAGGATCATCTCAATAAAAAGCATGCTGCAGAACTCGAAATGCTTCTTTGTACTATacctttctcaaaaaaaaaaagcttctTTGTATTAATGCATGTGCAAAGATGGGCTGGTTGGGtatgaattattatatttacACCCTTATGAAACATTTGGACTTTGTTATCAAAACTCTTTCTTCCTCAAATTAGTTTGAATAATGTTCTCACATAGCCCTTCGTACGGAAATAGGAACTGAACTACTGAGGGCTGTGTAATTGGAACCTAAATTCTTATATTTTCTAATACAATAAGGTTAGTCTTTTGCACTTCACATCTCTGTTGTTCAGTCACTTAATATTAGTTCTCATGTCTTTGATCTTGATTTTTTGACTCTATGGTCTGTACTATGGTGCTTTTGTTTCTTTACAAATCTTGATAAAAACCAGATATCTGTTGCTAGCCTCTGTGCAAAGATCCAGTTATAATAGTTTTCTTGCATATTTAACAACTCTGGGTTTTTGAGCTGATTTATTCTGCATTGCAGAAAGATGGTCCAGGAAACCCTGGAGGACAATCATGGACTGTGCAGTGGTTGAAGTTTGACAATTCCTACTTTAAGGTGCCATATGATGATAATTGATACACTGAAGTTTGATGAAACAGGATGAGTTATTGCTTAATATTCTTTAATTTGAAATAATGTAGGACATTAAAGAGAGAAGAGACGAAGATCTGCTAGTTTTGCCAACAGACGCGGCTCTTTTTGAAGATTCTTCATTTAAGGTGGAAAGGAGAGCACAGAATCATGAAATCTGTCAGTACAAACTTATTTTTCTACTCTAACAACTTACAAGCTTGCAGGAATATGCAGAGAAGTATGCCGTAAATCAAGATGTATTTTTCAAAGATTATGCGGAAGCCCATGCTAAACTGAGCAACCTTGGAGCCAAATTTGATCCTCCTGAGGTTTGTCAACAGAACTATTTTTGTCTGTTAATAAGATTATGCTTTTTGCATCCTATTTCTATATGCTGTAAGTCCACGCTCATCTTAAATTTTTATGAGGTAGCTGGATGCGCAATTTTCACCAATTTTTCATTGGTTACTATTTGTATGAAATCTAAACAGATGTTCTTGTGGCTTTATGAGCTCCttgcagaggcggatccaggattttaagTATATGGGTTCCTGTCGCAATttcaaattaatatacaataataaccgGGTTCACAAAtagatatttatagatatttaataaaaaatttaacaaaaatacAGAGTCTacgcaaaagttactgggttcccaGGAACCCATATATTACACTCTAAATCCGCCCCTGGCTCCTTGTGCCTCCTACCGTCTATTTTTGCTGTctagcacacgtaaatatggcGACCTGACTAGTAATATAGTACGAATACTACTACCATTCCACAAAGAATTTGCACTAATCACTTGTTAAATATCAATATAGTAACCACTTTAATTTGTTCAGGCaatctagctttgactaaaatgtTAAATTAACCAGGGATAAATCTAAGGATGAACTGAAGATGACGTAAAAATTATGGAATTTGCTCGAGCGTGAAGGCCTAGGACTAGATTTCTCTTAATACTTCATTCAACCGAATGCATCCCTTAAACCATACTTTTGTGAGTTGAGTTATTAACCTAGGATATTGGAGAATAATGATGAAGAGAACCCATTGTATTAAGCCCAGTTGGTGGTTATATAAGGCAGACTAGGTATGCTCCTATCACAAATCAACTCACCTATTAAGTGCATTGGACTTATGGTATTCAATCCTAGTCAGAACTAGGTTCctttttctaagttcaaactAAAGTTTCCGAATAAATCCAGTTGGTCGCCAATCAATTAAAAGAATCAAGGACAAGATTGAATAACTAACTCAGTATGCATTAAGGATAAGAAAGAATGTCAGATTCCATTATATTTTTAGTTCATAACAAAACTCAAAAACACCAAGTAGATATCCGTAATTATACCTAAAGCAccaagaaaatagagaaaagaagCAAAACTCTGTCAAAGATgacttcttttcaaaaattccttTCTTTGCACTTCAATTCCTTGCCAAAATATTCTCTGTAAGCTCCTGCTTGAAATTCTCTTTATATAAGTAATGGAACGGCAACTTAGAAAATTAGAAACACAGAGAAGCACCTGACGCTAAAGTTTGAGGTCCTAACTGTTGCCTAAAACTTCGTAGCCTGAATTTTGACTACCACCAATTGCTTCTGTAGTGCCTAGGCACTGATTTTAAGAGAGCATTTTGAAGTTGTGCTGCACCTAGCTGCTAGCCTTCTGCTAACAGTATACACCTTCAGTACTTTTTACACATGCATCTGTAGGGCTGTCCAATTGACAAACCATTTGACGACATGCATATGTAGGGGAGTCCAACTGATAAtccatttaaaaaataaaatctagGAAAATGGCTTAGTAAACCCTCATAGATACACATTAGTAAATTCTTAAAGTTGAATTAAAATGCAACTTGATTATAGCATGCTTAACATGCTGCAGAATGTGAACTTGGTCGGAGAAACCTATGGAATGCCCTGAACTTGGTCCGATATAAAATCAACTTATTATATGTCTCGCTTACATGAGTACCTGCAGCTCTTGCACTTTTGCTCTAGTCCTATTTTCAAGGGTCAACCTTACTGTACCTGAGCATGTGTCACTTCAAGCCTTTCTACTGATCTGAGAATATCTCGGCAAACCAGCTCTAATATGTCTTCCGTACTATTCATTCATCTGACTGTAAACTAAGGCCACTTCTGATTCTGAACTTTTTTTTGGCATTGATTCTGCACTATGTTCTTCATTAATCATTCAGCATTCTTTCATTTACATGCAAAACTCATATCTTTCCGGTATACTTTCATCCACTCCACCAAATTCAGATATGCCCCGTAGCTTAGCAATATTTTTAATCAGTTCCATGATAAATAATGTTTTCTTCACTCCGCCTCCTCAAATAATCTGGTTTTTCCTCCACGATGGTAAGGGCCAAGGATCTACTATTTAAGCACCAACCATTGTGCAACTTGTTGACTAAAATATTAGCAAATGTATGGTGACTAGAGAGAGAATGATATGTATTGAATTTCTTGGACAGGGTTTCTCAATAGACAATACTCCTACACAAGGTCAGCCAGAGAAGTTTGTGGCAGCAAAATACTCAACCGGAAAGGTAAATCTAAATTGCTTTGTTACTTTTCCTTCCGTTAATTAGTCAAATTTTCACACTTGCATTTTAATTCCTGGAGAGATGTGTACATGTTTAAATTTTACCTTTTCTGGTTGCTGCAGGATTAAATACAACTTATCGTCTTTAGTTCTGCCGTTTGTTTTAATTTGCCAAGATCAAGCTATTACCAAAATTTTgctctcaaaaataaaatttggtagcCTAATGAAGGAGAAATAAATTCAACGAGTCTTGCCTATTTGAATTGCAGAGAGAGCTCTCGGATGCTATGAAACAAAAGATTCGAGCAGAATATGAAGGTTTTGGGGGGAGCGCAGATAAGCCTCTCCCAACAAACTATTTTCTCAATATCATGATTGTGATTGGTGTTTTGGCAATTGTGACATCTTTGCTTGGAAACTGAGATGGCTTTGGTTTGATCTTGTAGATATTTTGAGTGCTTTGTATCGGCATTATTCAGAATGAAAATTTTGCCAGTCATATatgcaaaatttgaaattttcactGCTATTCTGTCACACtcattaccaaaaaaaaaaaaaaaaaaaaattgtcacaCTATGCTTTGTGCCTTGCAGTTCTGTCGTAACAGGAGAAGCTGCTGCTATTCAACCTTGACCACTTGTGTGGTTCGGTGACTTTGCATATGGAATTTCTGTGGAAATTCTTGTTTGGAGTGTTCCTATTATCTTCTTATATTGTTAAGATCATCTTCAAAGTTATTAAGAGCACACAAAatgtgaaaaataatttcttcTCTTTTAGATTTCAGaaggaaattaaaaaaagaaaattaagaatAATTTTTGCTGTAAGAGCTCGCAAGTTAGATATTTTACAAATCCTAAACTCATACCATGACCGATTAGCCAAAATGAGACAATCTTTTGGTCtaagtacttttttttttcttttttcttgaaatATTAGGTCATATTGTATAGTTAACGTACTTATGTGTAGACTCTTGAAGTTACTAACCATTGGTTAatgcaacattgtgaaaatatGAACATAGGATTAATAACTTGTTAGTGTTTTTTAGTTAAATCCATATCTCTCATTCTGTTGCATTCAATTCATTacctttttttccaaaaaatgaagaaggaacaATTACCTTTAATATCagctttattctcatatttatgtgAAGTGAAGCTTGCTTACACGGGCCCTAACATGCGTTATCTTTA is a genomic window of Nicotiana tabacum cultivar K326 chromosome 16, ASM71507v2, whole genome shotgun sequence containing:
- the LOC107792162 gene encoding putative L-ascorbate peroxidase 6, chloroplastic isoform X1, translating into MATNTLISASSPSPSMASSLTGAASRFLPSATIAATSSSSATTRLSLSSSSPSLKCLQSSPLLSHIFRYQKRSLVGTSSSGRFSTLVSPKCAASDPDQLKSAREDIKELLKNTFCHPILVRLGWHDAGTYNKNIEEWPQRGGANGSLRFEVELKHGANAGLVNALKLLQPIKDKYANVTYADLFQLASATAIEEAGGPKLPMKYGRVDVSAPEECPEEGRLPDAGPPSPASHLRDVFYRMGLNDKEIVALSGAHTLGRSRPERSGWGKPETKYTKDGPGNPGGQSWTVQWLKFDNSYFKDIKERRDEDLLVLPTDAALFEDSSFKEYAEKYAVNQDVFFKDYAEAHAKLSNLGAKFDPPEGFSIDNTPTQGQPEKFVAAKYSTGKRELSDAMKQKIRAEYEGFGGSADKPLPTNYFLNIMIVIGVLAIVTSLLGN
- the LOC107792162 gene encoding probable L-ascorbate peroxidase 6, chloroplastic (The RefSeq protein has 3 substitutions compared to this genomic sequence), producing MATNTLISASSPSPTMASSLTGAASRFLPSATIAATSSSSATTRLSLSSSSPSLKCLQSSPLLSHIFRYQKRSLVGTSSSGRFSTLASPKCAASDSDQLKSAREDIKELLKNTFCHPILVRLGWHDAGTYNKNIEEWPQRGGANGSLRFEVELKHGANAGLVNALKLLQPIKDKYANVTYADLFQLASATAIEEAGGPKLPMKYGRVDVSAPEECPEEGRLPDAGPPSPASHLRDVFYRMGLNDKEIVALSGAHTLGRSRPERSGWGKPETKYTKDGPGNPGGQSWTVQWLKFDNSYFKDIKERRDEDLLVLPTDAALFEDSSFKEYAEKYAVNQDVFFKDYAEAHAKLSNLGAKFDPPEGFSIDNTPTQGQPEKFVAAKYSTGKD